The genomic window taaagttaatttcaaGATGGTTGCAAGGTTGCAAGTTTGTCTGtggaaacgataactcaaaatcgaaaagtgATATCAACCTGAATTTTTCTTTCCTGgcacattctgtatatattacagggtgtaataattattataaatacataatataattaccTGCCAACATCTATATTTAAGCATTTCTTTATAACGCCCCAatacataaaaacaattatcatTATCGAATTTAACCATATCTCCCGAATGATACCAGCCATCTTTATCAATTGCTTCAGCCGTAGCTTCTGGATTCTTATAATAACCTTTTGTCATAGATGGactctttaataaaaattcacccGGTTCATTGACTCCTAATGTCTTTCCTGTATCTGGATCAAttacctaaaaataattttaatttcgatatcaaaattcataaaatactgTTAATCCCCAAGATTCctttcgaaataaaaacatttcgtaCAGAATTTTTGATGTTATCTCAAAAACCAAATTTGCCGTTTTTTCTTATATACCGACTTAACTGAAGTTATGAGAAGAAAGAAGTtactgagtttaaaaaaaagttaaagttaaggtaaaaaaatttccaagtgCTTTGATTACCTTCGCATACCCTCCGGGAACTGGATAACcacttgaatttattttagacAAATTCAATTTAACATCCTTTTTTCGATTAAACCATACATGTAACACACAGCCCTCAGAGCTTCCAtaaccattaaataaaaatgcatttggaAATACACGTCGAAATTCCTTAAGTTGTTCATCTGTGCCTGCTGCTCCACCGTAAAAAATACTTCTCAATGTTTCCACAAtctttgtttcatattttgggAATAATGGATGTCGTATCATTTGCATCAATAACATCGGTGATGATAATAtccatgttattttatattcggtaattatttctaaatttctGATTGGCTCAtattcacaaataaattttgttgctcCTTTATAGAAAACCAAACCTGTTATCCAAATTGATGTGACCCAGGACACGggtgaataaattaataatctttCATCTTCTTCGATTTCATCACTGcaaccaaaataaaaacttaattaaaaacactatttaaaactagctgacccggcgaacttcgtaccgcctaacagtcgactctttattacatttttttttaatacctttcAGATTTCTTATCTGTAGAGGGAAAAAGTACATGGGCTATAATAGTTATGATTAATAAACATACAActgcaaatattattataaaccttAAAAGTTGGCATGAAATTTGCCCGAACTACTTTTGTTCTCTAAATGAAGTCATTTGAAAGCAGTCGTTGTATTGTTTTGCTTTCCTGGAACCgctctactaacacttaaactttacGGTATGgtaaattaaagttcaaattgacttttaattattattacgaatcttcttCATGGGAATATAGCAAAGTgatgtttttagaattttttaggcaatttttaaaatttttctctccgtaagaaccatcctcgtacttcaaagaatattataaaaaagaaattagcgaaatcggttcCGCTGCTCTCCAGATTTGCGCTTACACATTTATTAGGTTTATTAGGTAAGTATTTTCTAGCAAATTTTAAACTATCTATCTTTTAtcgttttggagaaaatggacactaaaATTGTATCCTAATATTGCGCCCCcgtggataaacagtgacatttacggaaaaatgttccaaacaaaagttgttaatttttttataaggaacatttttttacatttaagattttgttctatatctaacgatttataatatgggtcctacggaaccaagactctattactcaattgacctatgttgctcatttacgaacttagcctcacttttacgttctgagcacgctatcaaaatatcagcttgatatctcatttcgtttttgagtaatcgtgtgcACAGACAGGCAGAAAGACGggtagacggacagacaacttgaaatggactaattagataattttatgaacacttataccaaaaatttgttcgtagcatcaatatttttaagcgttacaaacttgggactaaacttggtataccttgatgtataaAACTATGTTAATTCGTACTGGCGTTTACTTACAGAAATTCCACAACACTCGTATAGAATGCCGCATGTCGAATAGTGACACCCTTTATGAATCCAGTTGTTCCGCTTGTGCAAACAATAAACATGTTATCATTTTCAGGATCAACATCTTCACATTTAAAAGATGTCTCATCTTGATAATCATGCGGAGCAATAAATGGTTCGAACTCATTGTCAAACGTAACAATACGTGAAGCTAAACCCAATTCATTACGAATTGCTAATATCATTGGTTTTGCTTCGGAATCACAAAATATCATGCGTGGTTCAGTTAAAGTCATCATGCGGCGTACTTCACCTGAAAATATGAGTGAGGACTGAGTTACAGTTTCTTATATGTCCAATGTATTGTTACTATGGTAGCaacttgaaataaaactcaagCACTGAGCGAATAACTTCGACAtagttttattcataattagacaaggtatgttTGATTGAGGACGAGTTTTGGTTCAGTTTGTGCACGTACCCAGTCGACGCCATATTAGCTTATTCCCCCTTCCTGAttaaaacattgtaaaaaacttgaatatgtttgtgtgaacaatccttcatttttgtaatgaaaaaatcgtTCCGTTCcgttatcttcagttcgttagttacaaaattttttgaatacactccaacatatctcgggagtgatttttTGAACCGTTCCTCTTATTATCCGTTCAAAGTGGTCTatatttctaaacgaccatgaACATTCttatcgaactttctcaatttgtggacaCTCTTTCTTAAGTGAAtaactgaatgttaatatttttgaaagcagagctttttataaagaataaatttttttcgtaaaccttataataaaaattttttccatatgtAGTCAACTTAACctagacactctgtatattacaTGTACATTTACAGTGTGTAAAGATCCAACGGGAACCACATAATTGTTCAAAATgcaattaatttaaacttaCTTGCAGAAAAATTTGGATGCAATGGATTTGAAATAGCACCTAAATAAGTAGCTGCCAAAAATGGTATAATAACATGTGAATGATTTCGCCCACAAATTGTAACAACATCTCCTTTTCGGACGCCCATAGTACGCATCTCTAACGCACAACGGATTGTAAATAATCGAATTTggccatgtgtatatgaaatattgtgTATTGGATGAACctgttattagaaaattattacttgCAAGAGTAAGCAAATGCTACAGAACCCGCGAAATTGGGGGTCCTGGGGGAACCTAGTgcaaacaagtttttttcaaGCGGACCTGGTGATGTATTATTCGCAGGCTCAAAATAGATGAATTTGATGCATGGACCTCCCTTTGGCTTAATCCGGCACTGCTTCTTAGGcaataaagaatttttgtaaatgaaaaagtgACTAGCCAGTGGCTTAGACAAGATCCTCTcaaatttttagtcgttttaAAATCACTGTATTATACTTCACTTGGCTTGATACATAAATAGCAGAACCTATGCCGTGAAATTAACTAGAATTTCTAAATTCAAACCTGTGCAATTTTATCCGAATGTAATGCCATttgattcaataatatttgtccAAAATTTTGATCACATGGCGGAAATTTTAAATCACCTCCATACAAAACTAtctctttattattattctgtttGGGTCGACCCAACATCGTTGTCACTATGCTTTCcatgatttttctttttgattttcgTAAAACActtcacacaaaaatttaaaagaaaaatattaaaaaaatgattatatatacagggtataaaaataatagtttttacccgactgcgtgACGCAAAGGAGTGGGTAATGTgtacatgtttgtatgtatgtatgtatgtattttcgtgTGTTCCTATTTGGTACATTAGATACTAAACAAGTGggctgattttgatgattcttacgttaatttatttgcattaatcTTGCGATATGGTCATTGAAGATTTggtagtaatgaaaattcaataaaaactgaaatatggccgccatattgtgaaaaaagaaaaaaaaaagaaaatttataggtATTTTAAAATCCCAACTAAAAAGTGTAGcttttaagcttttgttctaccCCAAACAGTTTACAAACctctatattgctcatttgcgaactcgactccactttttacgtcctgaggacgctataaaaatttcagctgggtatctctcttcgtttttgaattattgtgttaacagacggacagacagacaaccgaaaatggactaattagatgattttataaacacctataccaaaattttgttcgtagcatcaatatttttaagcattacaaacttggaacgaaacttaatataccttgatatatttcatatatacatggtataaaaatcaaaaaccacgactgtgttaaataaaacctgaaaaga from Chrysoperla carnea chromosome 2, inChrCarn1.1, whole genome shotgun sequence includes these protein-coding regions:
- the LOC123293889 gene encoding 4-coumarate-CoA ligase 1-like; its protein translation is MESIVTTMLGRPKQNNNKEIVLYGGDLKFPPCDQNFGQILLNQMALHSDKIAQVHPIHNISYTHGQIRLFTIRCALEMRTMGVRKGDVVTICGRNHSHVIIPFLAATYLGAISNPLHPNFSASEVRRMMTLTEPRMIFCDSEAKPMILAIRNELGLASRIVTFDNEFEPFIAPHDYQDETSFKCEDVDPENDNMFIVCTSGTTGFIKGVTIRHAAFYTSVVEFLDEIEEDERLLIYSPVSWVTSIWITGLVFYKGATKFICEYEPIRNLEIITEYKITWILSSPMLLMQMIRHPLFPKYETKIVETLRSIFYGGAAGTDEQLKEFRRVFPNAFLFNGYGSSEGCVLHVWFNRKKDVKLNLSKINSSGYPVPGGYAKVIDPDTGKTLGVNEPGEFLLKSPSMTKGYYKNPEATAEAIDKDGWYHSGDMVKFDNDNCFYVLGRYKEMLKYRCWQVSPAELEEVIRSHPAVNMVCVMGKPNEDDGEWPVAFIVKKNSMADVTGDDIIAFVNDQVADHQKLRGGVIFVDSLPMTSSGKVRRIELKKLIEG